In Bacillus toyonensis BCT-7112, a single window of DNA contains:
- the metG gene encoding methionine--tRNA ligase has product MSIFIGGAWPYANGSLHLGHIASLLPGDILARYYRAKGENVLYVSGSDCNGTPITIRAKQEGVTVVEIADKYHEEFERCFHSLGFTYDCYTRTDSEHHHETVQKVFLRLLEEGYIYKKTVEQAYCETCTQFLPDRYVEGVCPHCHEAARGDQCDACSAILDPLDLLEKKCKLCGSTPSVQETEHFYFALHTFQEQVKRDVEIAKQTGAWRDNAIQLTERYVKEGLLDRAVSRDLPIGVPIPVEGYEDKKIYVWIEAVTGYYSASKHWAEKTGKDDQEFWDKETKTYYVHGKDNIPFHSIIWPAVLLGIGEEAIPRHIVSNEYLTVEKRKLSTSKNWAVWVPDILESYDPDSIRYFLTVNAPENRDTDFSWREFIYSHNSELLGAYGNFVNRTLKFIEKYYDGVVPKGTIHVELKEKIEGLYINVGESIEQTKFKVALETLFDAVRFANKYFDEKQPWKQREDDPVSCEETIYNCVYLIANFANLLEPFLPFSSERVRNTLSIVKRNWEPQNTLPNRIDSVQPLFERIDVKQIEHEIEKLYGAVK; this is encoded by the coding sequence ATGAGTATTTTTATTGGAGGCGCTTGGCCGTATGCAAATGGTTCGTTACATCTTGGGCATATTGCTAGTTTGTTACCGGGAGATATTTTAGCACGTTATTACAGGGCAAAAGGTGAGAATGTGTTGTATGTTTCAGGAAGTGATTGTAATGGAACACCCATTACAATTAGAGCAAAACAAGAAGGTGTGACGGTGGTAGAAATTGCTGATAAGTATCACGAAGAGTTTGAGCGATGTTTTCATAGTCTTGGTTTTACTTATGATTGCTATACACGTACAGATAGCGAGCATCATCATGAAACAGTTCAAAAAGTTTTTTTACGTTTATTAGAGGAAGGTTATATTTATAAAAAAACAGTGGAACAAGCATATTGCGAAACGTGTACACAGTTTTTACCAGATCGTTACGTAGAAGGAGTTTGTCCTCATTGCCATGAAGCAGCAAGAGGAGATCAATGTGATGCTTGTTCGGCCATTTTAGATCCACTCGATTTGTTAGAAAAGAAATGTAAGTTATGTGGTAGTACGCCATCTGTACAGGAAACAGAGCATTTCTATTTCGCATTGCATACATTTCAGGAGCAAGTTAAAAGGGATGTAGAAATCGCAAAGCAAACAGGGGCATGGCGTGACAATGCGATTCAACTAACAGAGAGATATGTTAAGGAAGGATTACTAGATAGGGCTGTATCACGTGATTTACCAATCGGGGTACCAATTCCAGTAGAAGGGTATGAAGATAAAAAAATTTACGTATGGATTGAAGCAGTGACAGGATATTATTCTGCAAGTAAACATTGGGCTGAAAAAACAGGGAAAGATGACCAAGAGTTTTGGGATAAAGAAACGAAAACGTATTATGTACACGGAAAGGATAATATTCCATTTCACTCTATCATCTGGCCAGCGGTATTACTTGGAATAGGAGAAGAAGCAATTCCTCGTCATATCGTTTCAAATGAGTATTTAACGGTAGAAAAAAGAAAATTATCGACAAGTAAAAACTGGGCAGTATGGGTACCTGATATATTAGAAAGCTATGATCCAGATTCGATTCGTTACTTTTTAACAGTAAATGCACCAGAAAATCGTGATACTGATTTTTCGTGGCGTGAGTTTATTTACAGTCATAATAGTGAATTGTTAGGTGCATATGGGAACTTTGTGAACCGGACATTAAAGTTTATTGAAAAGTACTATGATGGCGTTGTACCGAAGGGAACTATTCATGTAGAGCTGAAAGAGAAGATAGAAGGATTATATATAAATGTAGGAGAATCAATTGAGCAAACTAAATTTAAAGTGGCTCTAGAAACATTATTTGATGCAGTACGTTTTGCAAATAAATACTTTGACGAAAAGCAGCCTTGGAAACAAAGAGAAGATGATCCAGTTTCATGTGAAGAAACGATTTATAATTGTGTTTATCTTATCGCTAATTTTGCAAATCTCCTTGAACCATTTTTACCATTTTCAAGTGAAAGAGTTCGAAACACATTGTCGATTGTTAAACGAAATTGGGAACCGCAAAATACGTTGCCCAATAGAATTGATAGCGTGCAGCCATTATTTGAACGAATCGATGTAAAACAAATTGAGCATGAGATAGAGAAACTGTATGGAGCGGTAAAGTGA
- a CDS encoding L,D-transpeptidase: MKKLLLSALLSLGFLTLPFTTAEAATTKDQLIVNTQLNKMDYYQNGKFIKSFTVATGKAATPTPKGTFQIVNKIKNRPYYTGKIKGGDPRNPLGDRWLGLNMAGTYGTTYAIHGTNNNQAIGKATTLGCIRMFNNDIHWLFERIQQQATVTVN, translated from the coding sequence ATGAAAAAATTATTATTAAGTGCGCTATTATCATTAGGATTTTTAACTCTTCCATTCACTACTGCAGAAGCAGCTACAACGAAAGATCAGCTTATCGTAAACACACAACTAAATAAAATGGATTATTATCAAAATGGAAAATTCATAAAAAGTTTCACTGTCGCTACTGGAAAAGCAGCAACACCTACACCTAAGGGTACTTTTCAAATTGTAAATAAAATTAAAAACCGTCCTTACTATACAGGAAAAATTAAAGGCGGCGATCCACGTAATCCACTTGGGGACCGCTGGCTCGGATTAAATATGGCAGGTACTTACGGAACAACGTATGCGATTCATGGAACTAACAATAATCAAGCAATCGGGAAAGCAACAACACTTGGTTGTATTCGTATGTTTAACAATGATATTCACTGGTTATTTGAGCGCATTCAGCAGCAAGCTACTGTCACTGTAAATTAA
- a CDS encoding EamA family transporter — protein MEKFKYSLLVLLGACSYGVLSTIFKLGFINGFSAHQLLGGQYVFGWIGLLLLVLFFSRHKVTKKQFLSLLTVGTTMSMTGIFYAISVEELPASIAVVLLFQFTWIGVVIEAIANRTFPSREKVISIIILFTGTLFAGGVFEGLGESFSTKGIIFGLLAAVSFSFYVFASGRVATDVPPYTKSFLMTTSATLIVCLFFPPTFLTDGALQAGLWKYAFFLGLFGVVVPVICFSIGVPKVGIGLGTILGAAELPTAIIASITLVHEVVTLMQWIGIIFILFGIFTPQLLTYRKENKHNRVHSA, from the coding sequence ATGGAGAAGTTTAAGTATTCACTACTCGTTTTACTCGGTGCTTGTAGCTACGGCGTGCTTTCAACTATTTTCAAACTCGGATTTATTAACGGATTTTCAGCACATCAACTATTAGGGGGACAATATGTCTTCGGATGGATTGGACTACTTCTGCTCGTTCTTTTCTTTTCACGCCATAAAGTAACAAAAAAGCAATTCTTGTCATTATTAACAGTCGGCACAACAATGAGTATGACTGGTATTTTCTATGCTATTTCTGTAGAAGAACTGCCAGCATCTATCGCTGTCGTTCTACTCTTCCAGTTCACATGGATCGGAGTAGTCATCGAAGCTATTGCAAATCGAACGTTTCCAAGTCGTGAAAAAGTTATATCTATCATCATTTTATTCACTGGTACATTGTTTGCTGGCGGTGTCTTTGAAGGTCTAGGAGAAAGTTTTTCTACGAAAGGTATTATCTTTGGATTATTAGCTGCTGTCTCTTTTTCATTCTATGTTTTTGCAAGTGGACGCGTTGCTACAGATGTTCCGCCTTATACGAAAAGCTTTCTCATGACAACAAGTGCTACCCTTATCGTCTGCCTATTCTTCCCGCCAACCTTTTTAACAGATGGTGCCCTGCAAGCCGGTCTATGGAAATATGCTTTCTTCCTCGGATTGTTCGGCGTTGTCGTACCTGTCATTTGTTTTTCAATTGGTGTACCGAAAGTCGGAATAGGACTTGGTACAATATTAGGAGCAGCTGAATTACCAACGGCCATTATCGCTTCTATTACACTTGTACATGAAGTTGTAACGCTTATGCAGTGGATTGGAATTATATTTATATTGTTTGGTATTTTCACTCCTCAGCTCCTTACGTATAGAAAAGAAAACAAACATAATCGTGTGCATAGTGCATAA
- a CDS encoding response regulator transcription factor: MTHILVIEDNPDIQELIREFLMAQNFTVDVVGAGTEGILLFQKNSYDLVLLDVMLPDIDGYSICKIMRGQSDVPIIMLTGLHNEESEIKGFELGIDDYITKPFHYTVFIKRVEAVLRRAATKEAEAATILQFHELMLNSTAYAAYVHGNQIELTTKEFEIIYTLLQNRGKVLSRSDLLNKVWGYEHFGDVRVIDTHIKNLRKKLEIPYIKTVKGIGYKIES, translated from the coding sequence ATGACGCATATACTGGTGATTGAAGACAACCCAGATATACAAGAACTTATTCGTGAATTTCTAATGGCACAAAACTTTACTGTTGATGTAGTTGGTGCTGGTACAGAAGGCATTCTTCTTTTCCAAAAAAATTCATACGACCTTGTCCTCCTCGATGTAATGTTACCAGATATAGATGGCTATAGTATTTGTAAAATTATGCGAGGACAATCTGATGTACCAATCATTATGCTAACAGGCTTACATAATGAAGAAAGTGAAATTAAAGGATTTGAGTTAGGTATTGATGACTATATTACAAAACCGTTCCATTACACCGTATTTATAAAACGTGTAGAAGCTGTATTGAGAAGGGCAGCAACGAAGGAAGCAGAAGCTGCAACTATACTACAATTCCATGAATTGATGTTAAATTCTACAGCATATGCCGCTTATGTTCATGGTAATCAAATTGAATTGACTACAAAAGAATTTGAAATTATATATACTTTACTGCAAAATCGGGGAAAAGTACTATCAAGAAGTGATTTGTTGAATAAGGTATGGGGCTATGAACATTTTGGTGATGTGAGAGTTATAGATACACATATTAAAAACTTACGAAAAAAATTAGAAATTCCTTATATTAAAACGGTGAAAGGCATTGGCTACAAAATCGAATCGTAG
- a CDS encoding DedA family protein, protein MEWVHELFQQYGYYVVLVGLLLEYIALPFPGEPTLAYAGFLAQKGDLSLPILIILSFIGTSVGMTIQYFLGNKLGMPFVQKYGKYVFLTQRKIDLTRMWFDKYGYFLIFIGFFIPGVRHFTGYFAGIINLPFRRFAITIYSGALFWVSFFLIGGYWLGGNLHDIFGVLEGHIGKIIFGVIVIVAITLGIRFRKQLKRVLLQNAS, encoded by the coding sequence ATGGAATGGGTTCATGAATTATTTCAGCAATACGGGTATTATGTTGTACTTGTCGGGTTGCTGTTAGAATATATTGCGCTTCCGTTTCCGGGAGAGCCAACATTAGCATATGCGGGATTTTTAGCACAGAAGGGTGATTTAAGTTTACCAATTTTAATTATCTTATCCTTTATTGGGACAAGTGTAGGAATGACGATTCAATACTTTTTAGGAAATAAATTAGGTATGCCTTTCGTTCAAAAATATGGGAAATACGTATTTTTAACACAAAGAAAAATCGACTTAACAAGAATGTGGTTTGATAAGTATGGGTACTTCCTGATCTTTATCGGTTTCTTTATTCCTGGTGTACGCCATTTTACAGGATACTTTGCAGGAATTATTAATCTACCATTCCGTCGTTTTGCGATTACAATTTATTCAGGTGCTCTGTTTTGGGTGTCATTCTTCTTAATCGGTGGTTATTGGTTAGGTGGAAACTTACATGATATTTTTGGGGTGTTAGAAGGTCATATTGGTAAAATCATTTTTGGAGTTATCGTAATCGTAGCAATTACGCTAGGCATTCGTTTCCGTAAACAGTTAAAACGAGTATTGTTACAAAACGCAAGTTAA
- a CDS encoding DUF3169 family protein, translating to MKSKRKKQFDFVGKIALSMMGGFLTSYIALDLLSDEPRKLSSNLFIGVCTIFGILMMYYTWKNTRMLAEARDEEESVQGRKLGIISIYLRVGDIVTQAWFVYAVITCRRALVQDTNVSFAVWNLVASIVCLTTVVIIGLITKNRYNKLYPEQGVTYMESMKMWTKNADEGLKHIVHEAGYKAYEFTNTILAYVWWAAVIYTAASNIDFVLIGLISFIWILHLGKFMYEMQRKMIY from the coding sequence ATGAAGAGTAAACGAAAAAAACAATTTGATTTTGTGGGGAAAATAGCATTAAGTATGATGGGTGGTTTTTTAACATCTTATATAGCTTTAGATTTACTCTCGGATGAACCGAGAAAATTATCATCTAATCTATTTATAGGTGTATGTACTATTTTTGGAATTTTAATGATGTACTACACTTGGAAGAATACACGTATGTTAGCGGAAGCACGCGATGAAGAAGAGAGCGTACAAGGCAGAAAATTAGGCATTATAAGTATATATTTACGTGTAGGTGATATAGTTACGCAGGCATGGTTTGTATATGCAGTTATTACATGTAGACGTGCACTGGTGCAGGATACAAATGTTTCATTTGCGGTGTGGAATTTAGTAGCTTCTATTGTCTGTTTAACTACTGTAGTGATTATCGGGCTCATAACAAAAAATCGTTATAATAAGCTATATCCTGAACAAGGTGTAACATATATGGAATCTATGAAAATGTGGACGAAAAACGCAGATGAAGGATTAAAACACATTGTGCATGAGGCTGGATATAAAGCGTATGAATTTACGAATACAATATTAGCATATGTATGGTGGGCTGCCGTTATATATACAGCGGCTAGTAATATCGATTTTGTATTAATTGGCTTAATCTCATTTATTTGGATATTGCATCTCGGAAAATTCATGTACGA
- a CDS encoding sensor histidine kinase yields MATKSNRSKDNITKNIFIKTLLFCILLSLCLYQIIYFLASNYDKDRLRASGTQTAEQAESDKQNDQSKTKQNKAVSESSISNFQSSQIDMNTLSTAINHLLQPSQTAKAKEHAQNIPGKSNTTSSLTEAEKQVTNNDALHTQNAASKTNDTHDNPSLTDVLQQLAPHIGATMLALSLLGSLIYAKIIAKPFQYMSDALKDIMNLDFSDKKLLNKNTDQTDFNLQVAASQVPTIVKNLHESNQDLRNEIKKEQQLEQSRKEFMSMISHELKTPIAAVMGQLDGMIHGIGAYKDRDKYLKRSYEMMQDINILTEKVSELSKIQNPQFKPNLKVISLTNIIEDVIKKVDYFVSVKQLNVQSNIKQDVQILADPKFMQTAIFNIISNAIHYTIDHQHVYIKLYEKPNGYALEVLNTGSQIDEDKLAHLFEPFYRANPDKHGLVQGSGLGLYIVKQILDKHQFPYGIQNTPQGVKCSIVFPKAM; encoded by the coding sequence TTGGCTACAAAATCGAATCGTAGCAAAGACAACATCACCAAAAATATATTCATCAAAACCTTATTATTTTGTATTTTGTTATCACTTTGTCTTTATCAAATTATTTATTTTCTAGCCTCAAATTACGATAAAGATCGTTTGAGAGCGTCTGGAACACAAACTGCGGAACAAGCGGAATCAGACAAACAAAACGACCAAAGTAAAACAAAGCAAAATAAAGCTGTGTCAGAGAGTAGCATCTCTAATTTTCAATCTTCTCAAATAGACATGAATACACTCTCTACAGCCATCAATCATCTTTTGCAGCCTAGCCAAACTGCAAAAGCAAAAGAACATGCACAAAATATTCCGGGGAAAAGTAACACAACGTCTTCACTTACAGAAGCGGAAAAGCAAGTTACTAACAATGATGCCTTACATACACAAAATGCAGCAAGTAAAACAAATGATACACATGATAATCCATCGTTAACAGATGTGTTGCAGCAATTAGCTCCACATATTGGGGCGACAATGCTTGCATTATCTCTGCTTGGATCTTTAATCTACGCAAAAATAATCGCCAAACCTTTCCAATATATGAGCGATGCTTTAAAAGATATTATGAATCTTGATTTCTCAGATAAAAAGCTACTTAACAAAAATACAGATCAAACAGATTTTAATTTGCAAGTAGCTGCCTCACAAGTACCTACTATTGTGAAAAATTTACATGAAAGCAATCAAGATTTAAGAAATGAAATCAAGAAGGAACAACAATTAGAACAATCTCGTAAAGAATTTATGTCTATGATATCCCATGAATTAAAAACACCAATCGCAGCCGTTATGGGACAACTCGATGGCATGATTCACGGAATTGGCGCTTATAAAGATAGAGATAAATATTTAAAACGTTCATATGAGATGATGCAAGATATTAACATATTAACGGAAAAGGTGTCAGAATTATCCAAAATACAAAACCCTCAATTTAAACCCAATTTAAAAGTTATCTCATTGACTAATATTATTGAGGACGTTATAAAGAAAGTAGATTATTTTGTATCTGTAAAACAATTAAATGTTCAATCTAACATTAAACAAGATGTACAAATTTTAGCTGATCCTAAATTTATGCAAACTGCTATTTTTAACATTATTTCAAACGCAATTCATTATACAATTGACCATCAGCATGTATATATAAAGCTTTATGAAAAGCCAAACGGTTACGCATTAGAAGTATTAAATACAGGTTCTCAAATTGATGAAGATAAACTTGCCCATTTATTTGAGCCATTCTATCGCGCAAATCCTGACAAACATGGCTTAGTACAAGGTAGTGGTCTTGGGTTATATATTGTAAAACAAATATTAGATAAACATCAGTTTCCTTATGGAATACAAAACACACCTCAAGGTGTAAAATGCTCCATTGTATTCCCAAAGGCAATGTAA
- a CDS encoding DUF3978 family protein yields the protein MEAYKMHDFINTNVESHQNETVFNLQICETNEFDVSLTKSTTLSFIVSKKNIKIVTRKWVNSNPESMIGKSYIIPTKAFHYFLPIISETEDELNIQVQSFGLHGELLLNERLLIDKNNKCNPKITTFFETLDENVNQALRGLQIHCM from the coding sequence ATGGAAGCTTATAAAATGCACGATTTTATTAATACGAATGTTGAATCTCATCAAAATGAAACCGTTTTTAATTTACAAATATGTGAAACAAATGAATTTGACGTAAGTTTAACAAAATCTACTACGCTGTCTTTTATCGTTTCAAAAAAGAACATTAAGATTGTCACTAGAAAATGGGTGAATTCAAATCCAGAAAGCATGATTGGCAAAAGCTACATCATTCCAACGAAAGCTTTTCACTATTTCTTACCAATTATTTCTGAAACTGAAGATGAACTAAATATTCAAGTTCAAAGTTTTGGACTACATGGTGAGCTTTTATTAAACGAAAGATTACTTATTGATAAAAACAACAAATGCAATCCAAAGATTACTACCTTCTTTGAAACATTAGATGAAAATGTTAATCAAGCATTACGAGGATTACAAATTCATTGTATGTAA
- a CDS encoding helix-turn-helix transcriptional regulator yields the protein MKLQNRVRELRAKHRLSQGDLGKAIGSSRQTISLIERGDYAPSIVLSLKIAKIFNVPVEEIFTLVEGEEDDEE from the coding sequence ATGAAGCTTCAAAATCGAGTGAGGGAATTGCGAGCAAAGCATCGTTTATCACAAGGGGATTTAGGGAAAGCGATTGGCTCATCACGGCAAACGATTAGTTTAATTGAGCGTGGGGATTATGCACCATCTATTGTATTGTCGTTAAAAATCGCAAAAATTTTCAATGTACCGGTGGAGGAAATATTCACGTTAGTGGAGGGGGAAGAGGACGATGAAGAGTAA